GGAACGCGCGCGGCCTCCCGCAGAGCTGGCAGCGGTTGCGGTAGCGGACCGCGAACTTCTGCGGCTTCTTGAGTTTTGCGACCCACGCGATGGTGGCCATAGGATCCTCAGTTCTTCTTCTGCTGCGGGTGCTTGAAGGGCATCCCGAGCTGTTCGAGGAGCGCGAAGCCCTCCTCATCGGTGCGCGCGGTGGTGACGAAGGTGATGTTCATCCCGCGCGACTTGGAGACCTTCTCGAGATTGATCTCGGGGAAGATCAGCTGTTCGCGAAGGCCGAGGTTGAAGTTCCCCTGGCCGTCGAAGCCCTTCGGCTCGAGTCCGCGGAAGTCGCGGATGCGCGGGACGGCAGTGGCGATCAGGCGGTCGAGGAACTCGTACATCCGGTCCCCGCGCAGCGTGACGCGCACGCCGATCGGCATGCCTTCGCGAAGCTTGAAGTTCGAGATGGACTTCTTCGCGCGCCGGATCTGGGGCAGCTGGCCCGTGATCCAGCCGAGCTCGTCGCGGGCGGCGTCGAGGGCCTGGATGTTCTCCTTGGCCTCCGAGATGCCCATGTTCACGACGATCTTGGTGACGCGCGGGACCTCGTGCGGGTTCTCGTAGCCCTTCTGCTCCATGAGCGCGGGCACGATCTCCTCGAGGTAGCGCTTCTTGAGACGGGGCGTCGCCGAGGGTTTCTCGATGACGCTCTCCACCGGTTCGCGCTTCTCCTGGGCGGCCGGCTTGGCCACCTTCGGGATCTTCGCGACCGGCGGCTTCGCCGGCTTTTTATCCTTCTCCTTCTCGGCCATGTTAGAGGATCACCTCGCCGCAGTGTCGGCAGACGCGCACGCGCTCGCCGTCGGGCAGCTGCCCGCGCTTGGGGCGGATGGCCTGCTCGCACTTGGGGCAGACCAGCTGCACTTTGGAAATATGGATCGGAGCCTCGCGCTTCTGGATGCCGCCGGGCTCCGAGGGCCGCGGCTTGACGTGCTTGGTCACGATGTTGACCTTCGCGATGAGCACGCGCTCCTTCTCGGGGTAGACGCGCAGGACCTCGCCCTTGCGGCCCTTGTCCTTGCCGCTGAGGACGAGCACCGTGTCTTTCTTCTTGATGTTCATCTCAGACCACCTCAGGCGCCAGCGAAATGATCTTCAGGAACTCGCGGTCGCGCAGTTCCCGGGCCACGGGCCCGAACACGCGGGTGCCCTTGGGCTCGTTCTTGTCGTCGATCAGGCACGCGGCGTTGTCGTCGAAGCGGACATAGGAGCCGTCCTTGCGCATGTGCGGGTTGCACATGCGGATGATGACGGCCTTCACGACCTCGCCCTTCTTGATGGCGGCGTGCGGCGTGGCGTCGCGCACGGAGCAGACGATGATGTCCCCCAGCGACGCGTAGCGCCGGTGGTGGCCGCCGAGGACCTTGAAGCACTGGAGCTTCCGGGCCCCGGAGTTGTCGGCGACGTTGAGGATCGTGCGGAGCTGGATCATGCCTCGCCTCCGGCAGGAGCGGCGATCTTCGGGGCGGCCTTCAGCACGCGCACGAGGCGCCAGCGCTTGAGCTTGGAGAGCGGCCGGGTGCCGGCGATCTCCACGAAGTCCCCGACGTGCGATTCATTGCGCTCGTCATGGACGTAGAACTTGCTCTTCTTGCGCTGGATCTTCTCGTAGAGCGGGTGCCGGATCTGACGGCGCACGACGACCACGCGCGTCTTGTCGGCCTTGTCCGATACGACGGTGCCCTGGAAGTTGTGGCGCTGTGCGCGCTCGGTCTCTTGGGCGGCGGTGTTGGGGGTGGCCATGTCGGTCTCCTACTTCGTCTTTCCGGCCGAGAGCTGTTTGGCGCGGATCCAGGTGTTGATGCGGGCGATGTCCCGGCGCAGGGCGCGGATCTCCAGCGGGTTCGTGAGCGGAGTGACCCGATGCTTGAACGTCATCTTGAACTTCTTCTCCTGGAGCTGTCTCAGCTCGGAGCGAAGCTCGTCGATCGAGTGGTTCTTCTTGGTTTCCTTGTCTTTGGTCTTCATGTCTCAGTTCCGGGTGATGAACTTGGTGCGGATGGGCAGCTTGTGCGCCGCCAGCGTCATCGCGTGCTTCGCCAGGTCGAGCGGGATGCCTTCGACCTCGAAGAGGACGCGGCCCGGCTTGATGACCGCGGCCCAATGCTCCGGCGCGCCTTTGCCCTTGCCCATGCGGGTCTCGGCCGGATGCTTCGTGATGGCCTTGTCGGGGAAGATGCGGATCCAGAGCTTCCCGCCCTTCTTCATGTAGCGGGTGATGGCGACGCGCGACGCCTCGATCTGACGCGCGGTGAGCCACTTCGGCTCGAGCGCCTTCAGGCCGTACTCGCCGAAGGCGAGCTCGGTGCCGCGCTTGGCGAGCCCCTTGATGCGCGGGTGGCTGTGGGGCTTGCGGTACTTGACGCGTTTGGGCATCAGCATGTCACGCCTCCGGGGCCGGCGCCGGGGTCTCGGGCGCGGCGGCCGGGGCGGGAGCGGCGGCTCCCGCGAGCGGCGCGGCGGCCTGCCCTTCCTCGATCTTCGCCTGCTGGATGAGCTCCTTCGGCGTCTTCGCGAAGAACTGCTTCTTGTAGATCCAGACCTTGATGCCGATGGTGCCGCTGGTCGTGTTCGCCTCGACATGGCCGTAGTCGATGTCGGCCGAGAAGGTGTGCAGGGGGACGCGGCCCTCGCGCAGCCACTCTCGGCGCGCGATCTCGGCGCCGGCGATCCGGCCCTTGACCTCGATCTTGATCCCGAGGGCGCCGGCGGCCATCGTGCGCTCCATGGCGCGCTTCATCGCGCGGCGGTGCGCGATGCGGCGCTCGAGCTGCATCGCGATCGCCTCGCCGACGAGACGGGAGTCGAGCTCGGGCTCCTTGATCTCGACGACGTTGATGAAGGTCTTGCGCTTCGTCAGGGCTTCGATCTGGATCCTGATGGCCTCGATGTCCGCGCCGCGCTTGCCGATGACGACGCCGGGGCGCGCGGTATGGATGTTCACGCGCAGGTACGATCCCGCGCGCTCGATGCCCACCCACGAAACGGCGGCGAGACGGAAGCGCTTCGTGATGAGCTGGCGGATCTTGTAGTCCTCGCCGATCAGCGCCGGCATCTCCCGCAGGGAGAACCACTTGGACTCCCAGTCCTGGATGTAGCCGAGGCGGACCGACTTCGGATAGATTTTCTGTCCCATGGCTTATTTCCTCTCGTCGGAGACCACCATCGTGAGATGGCAGACCTTGCGCTTGAAGGTGTAGGCGCGGCCCTGAGGGGCGGGCAGCACGCGCTTCATGTGCCCCATCGGACCCTGGCCGACCCACGCGGCTTTGATGAAGACGTCCCGGGGCTCGAGCGGCTTGCCGGTCCGGTGCTGGAGGTTCGCGGCCGCCGAGCGCAGGGTCTTGCCCACGAGCTCGGTGGCGCGGCGCGGGATCGTCGGCAGGATCTCTTCGGCCTTGGCGACGGACTTCCCGCGGATCTGGTCCAGGACCTGGGCGACCTTTCGGGCGCCGTAGCGCTGGAATCTGGCGTATGCTGTGGCTTCCATCGGATTCCTCTATCTCTCTCGTTAGGTGAGCTCGGTGGCTTCCTTCGTGTGCGCCATGCCGTGGCCCTTGAAGAGTCGTGTGAAGGAGAACTCGCCGATCTTGTGGCCGACCATCTGCTCGGTCACGTAGAGCGGCAGGAACTTGCGCCCGTTGTGGACGGCGAAGGTGTGGCCGACGAACTCCGGCACGATCGTGCAGGAGCGGCACCAGACCTTCACGACCTTCTTCTCCCCGGTCTCGTTCATCTTCTGGACCTTCTCGAGGAGGTTATGATCGACGTACGGCCCTTTCTTTGTCGAGCGGCTCATGCTGTTCTCCCGTTATACCGGCATCGCGGCGACCTTGCCCTTGCGCCGGTCCTGAAGGATCATCCAGCCCCAGACCTTCTTCTTGTTGCGGGTCTTGAGGCCCTTGGAAAGCTGGTTCCACGGCGAGCGCGGGTGGTTGCCGCCCTTCGACTTGCCGCGTCCGCCGCCCAGGGGGTGGTCGACGGCGTTCATCGCGCCGCCGCGGACGGTCGGCCGCTCGCCGCGGTGGCGGGTGCGGCCGGCCTTGCCGAAGTTGATCGAGTCGTGCTCGATGTTCGAGACCTGGCCGAGCGTCGCCATGCAGGAGCGCGGCACCAGACGCATCTCTCCGGAGGGAAGCTTGAGGGTGGCGTAGGGGCCTTCCTTGCCCATGAGCTGGGCCTGGCCGCCCGCGGAGCGCACCATCTGCGCGCCCTTGCCGGGGATGAGCTCGACGGCGTGCACGAAGCTGCCTTCGGGGATGCGCTCGAGCGGGAGCGCGTTGCCGACCTTGATCTCGGCCTCGGGGCCGGACATGACGGCGTCGCCGATCTTCAGCCCGACCGGGTGCAGGATGTAGCGTTTCTCGCCGTCCGCGTAGTTCACGAGGGCGATGCGCGCCGAGCGGTTCGGATCGTACTCGATGGAGACGACCTTGCCGGGGACGCCGGCCTTGTCGCGCTTGAAGTCGATGGCGCGGTAGGCCCGCTTGTGCCCGCCGCCGATGTGGCGGACCATGATCATGCCGGTGTTGTTGCGGCCGCCGGACTTGCGCAGGCCCTTGGTCAGGCTCTTCTCCGGCTTCTTCTTGGAAAGCTCGGAGTAGTCCGCCGACGTCATGTGCCGGCGGGACGGGGTATAAGGTCGATAGCTCTTCAGCGGCATCTTACGCTCCCTGCTCGACGAGTTCGATCGAGTCACCGGGCTTCAGGGTGACGATCGCCTTCTTCCAATCGGGGCGATATCCCCCGCCGCGCCCGAAGCGGCGGTACTTGCCCCGGACGTTCATCGTGCGGACCCGGAGCACCTTCACTTTGAACAGCTCCTCGATGGCGCGCTTGACGTCCGTCTTGGAGGAGCTCGGCTTGACCTCGAAGGTGTACTGGTTGTGCTTCTCCTTCATGAGCGTGCTGCGCTCGGTCATGAGCGGCCGGACGACGTGGATCGTGGGGTTGAAGTCTTCCATCAGTTGAACCTCGGGGCCAGCTTCTCGAGGGCCGCGCGCGTGATGATGAGGCTGCGGCACGCGAGCACCTCGTAGGCGTTCAGATGGGCGACGAGGGTCACGCGCACCGTCGCGATGTTGCGGGACGCGCGGGCGAGGTTCTCGTCGTACTGCTCGGTCACCAGCAGCGAACGCTCTCCGGCGTTGAGGGCCTTGAGCAGCGCGGCGACCTGCTTCGTCTTCGCGCCGTCGAGCGAGAGGCTGTCGACCACGCGCAGCGAGCCGTCGGCCGCGCGGGCGGTGAGCGCCTGAGCGAGCGCGAGCTTGGCCTTGCGCGGCGGCAGGTCCTGGCGGTACGAATGATGACGCGGGCCGAAGACCACTCCGCCCTTCCGCCAGAGCGGCGAGCGGATGGAGCCGTGGCGGGCGCGGCCGGTGTGCTTCTGCTTCCACGGCTTGCGGCCGCCGCCGCGGACCTCGGAGCGGGTCTTCGTGTGAGCCGTCCCCCCCCGCTGGTTGGCCTCGTAGGCCGTGACGACTTCGTGCAGGAAGCCCTTCATGGGCTTCACGCCGAACACCGTCTCGGGAAGTTCGACCTTCCC
The window above is part of the Elusimicrobiota bacterium genome. Proteins encoded here:
- a CDS encoding type Z 30S ribosomal protein S14 produces the protein MATIAWVAKLKKPQKFAVRYRNRCQLCGRPRAFLRDFGLCRICFRNMAHRGQIPGVRKSSW
- the rplE gene encoding 50S ribosomal protein L5 yields the protein MAEKEKDKKPAKPPVAKIPKVAKPAAQEKREPVESVIEKPSATPRLKKRYLEEIVPALMEQKGYENPHEVPRVTKIVVNMGISEAKENIQALDAARDELGWITGQLPQIRRAKKSISNFKLREGMPIGVRVTLRGDRMYEFLDRLIATAVPRIRDFRGLEPKGFDGQGNFNLGLREQLIFPEINLEKVSKSRGMNITFVTTARTDEEGFALLEQLGMPFKHPQQKKN
- the rplX gene encoding 50S ribosomal protein L24, with translation MNIKKKDTVLVLSGKDKGRKGEVLRVYPEKERVLIAKVNIVTKHVKPRPSEPGGIQKREAPIHISKVQLVCPKCEQAIRPKRGQLPDGERVRVCRHCGEVIL
- the rplN gene encoding 50S ribosomal protein L14, translating into MIQLRTILNVADNSGARKLQCFKVLGGHHRRYASLGDIIVCSVRDATPHAAIKKGEVVKAVIIRMCNPHMRKDGSYVRFDDNAACLIDDKNEPKGTRVFGPVARELRDREFLKIISLAPEVV
- the rpsQ gene encoding 30S ribosomal protein S17, whose protein sequence is MATPNTAAQETERAQRHNFQGTVVSDKADKTRVVVVRRQIRHPLYEKIQRKKSKFYVHDERNESHVGDFVEIAGTRPLSKLKRWRLVRVLKAAPKIAAPAGGEA
- the rpmC gene encoding 50S ribosomal protein L29; translated protein: MKTKDKETKKNHSIDELRSELRQLQEKKFKMTFKHRVTPLTNPLEIRALRRDIARINTWIRAKQLSAGKTK
- the rplP gene encoding 50S ribosomal protein L16; translation: MLMPKRVKYRKPHSHPRIKGLAKRGTELAFGEYGLKALEPKWLTARQIEASRVAITRYMKKGGKLWIRIFPDKAITKHPAETRMGKGKGAPEHWAAVIKPGRVLFEVEGIPLDLAKHAMTLAAHKLPIRTKFITRN
- the rpsC gene encoding 30S ribosomal protein S3, whose protein sequence is MGQKIYPKSVRLGYIQDWESKWFSLREMPALIGEDYKIRQLITKRFRLAAVSWVGIERAGSYLRVNIHTARPGVVIGKRGADIEAIRIQIEALTKRKTFINVVEIKEPELDSRLVGEAIAMQLERRIAHRRAMKRAMERTMAAGALGIKIEVKGRIAGAEIARREWLREGRVPLHTFSADIDYGHVEANTTSGTIGIKVWIYKKQFFAKTPKELIQQAKIEEGQAAAPLAGAAAPAPAAAPETPAPAPEA
- the rplV gene encoding 50S ribosomal protein L22, translating into MEATAYARFQRYGARKVAQVLDQIRGKSVAKAEEILPTIPRRATELVGKTLRSAAANLQHRTGKPLEPRDVFIKAAWVGQGPMGHMKRVLPAPQGRAYTFKRKVCHLTMVVSDERK
- the rpsS gene encoding 30S ribosomal protein S19, whose translation is MSRSTKKGPYVDHNLLEKVQKMNETGEKKVVKVWCRSCTIVPEFVGHTFAVHNGRKFLPLYVTEQMVGHKIGEFSFTRLFKGHGMAHTKEATELT
- the rplB gene encoding 50S ribosomal protein L2 — encoded protein: MPLKSYRPYTPSRRHMTSADYSELSKKKPEKSLTKGLRKSGGRNNTGMIMVRHIGGGHKRAYRAIDFKRDKAGVPGKVVSIEYDPNRSARIALVNYADGEKRYILHPVGLKIGDAVMSGPEAEIKVGNALPLERIPEGSFVHAVELIPGKGAQMVRSAGGQAQLMGKEGPYATLKLPSGEMRLVPRSCMATLGQVSNIEHDSINFGKAGRTRHRGERPTVRGGAMNAVDHPLGGGRGKSKGGNHPRSPWNQLSKGLKTRNKKKVWGWMILQDRRKGKVAAMPV
- a CDS encoding 50S ribosomal protein L23, with the protein product MEDFNPTIHVVRPLMTERSTLMKEKHNQYTFEVKPSSSKTDVKRAIEELFKVKVLRVRTMNVRGKYRRFGRGGGYRPDWKKAIVTLKPGDSIELVEQGA
- the rplD gene encoding 50S ribosomal protein L4, which encodes MEAKILNLKGENVGKVELPETVFGVKPMKGFLHEVVTAYEANQRGGTAHTKTRSEVRGGGRKPWKQKHTGRARHGSIRSPLWRKGGVVFGPRHHSYRQDLPPRKAKLALAQALTARAADGSLRVVDSLSLDGAKTKQVAALLKALNAGERSLLVTEQYDENLARASRNIATVRVTLVAHLNAYEVLACRSLIITRAALEKLAPRFN